In Meleagris gallopavo isolate NT-WF06-2002-E0010 breed Aviagen turkey brand Nicholas breeding stock chromosome 5, Turkey_5.1, whole genome shotgun sequence, a single window of DNA contains:
- the LOC104911131 gene encoding uncharacterized protein LOC104911131, with the protein MGFNDDPGPSHQPGLEKMNLKEEIVVKVVEPEESSEDMAVVPPSQEQLPYLGTSGGASSGKVKAKSKGRSQADQNGITEADLVQIQQTQMQVIQSGFDSVNHNLQLLQQGMQDLSNSLSIMAHTLVAIKNVYVKNNTGPTTYSTTSTQTTAGYLSPGSPQVSPAEDRGRVQMAGSSSRSSSCSSSSTSQEPGPSEFPRPPLRTIKKEHPNGCYYFCFADM; encoded by the exons ATGG GATTTAATGATGATCCTGGCCCATCTCATCAACCCGGTCTTGAGAAGATGAACCTAAAAGAAGAGATAGTGGTGAAAGTGGTAGAGCCGGAGGAAAGCTCTGAGGACATGGCAGTAGTCCCACCTAGCCAGGAGCAGCTGCCTTATCTGGGGACATCAGGTGGCGCTTCCTCAGGGAAGGTAAAAGCGAAATCAAAAGGCAGATCCCAGGCAGACCAAAACGGAATAACTGAAGCGGACCTAGTGCAGATTCAGCAGACCCAGATGCAGGTGATCCAGTCTGGCTTTGACAGTGTCAACCACAatcttcagctgctgcagcaaggcATGCAGGATCTGAGTAACAGCCTCAGCATCATGGCGCATACGCTTGTTGCTATCAAAAACGtctatgtgaaaaataacactgGCCCAACTACATACAGCACCACCTCTACTCAGACCACAGCCGGGTACCTGAGCCCGGGTTCTCCCCAGGTTTCccctgctgaggacagaggccGGGTGCAgatggctgggagcagcagcaggagcagcagctgcagttccAGCTCTACATCCCAGGAACCAGGTCCTTCAGAGTTTCCCAGGCCCCCCCTGAGAACCATTAAGAAAGAACATCCAAACGGCTGCTACTACTTCTGCTTTGCAGACATGTAA